One Methylocaldum marinum DNA window includes the following coding sequences:
- a CDS encoding MDR/zinc-dependent alcohol dehydrogenase-like family protein — protein sequence MQALWLENRQLCIRNDLPVPAAGEALVRVRLAGICGTDLELARGYYAYAGIPGHEFVGEVVELADGTLVGCRVVGEINVSCGECQSCRRNLQAHCERRSVLGIRDRHGAFAEYLGLPVRNLHRVPDAVPDEAAVFTEPLAAALEIQQQIPINAKHRVLLIGAGRLGQLIAQTLVLAGCDLHVSARHARHRALLLSRGIRLIAENEIAARDYDIVIEATGSPAAFETARRAVRPRGALVLKSTYRDSVNVNLSALVVDEITLIGSRCGPFDSALRLLERRAVDPTPLIDAEFSLVHAIDAFESARRPGVLKVLIRP from the coding sequence ATGCAAGCCCTTTGGTTGGAAAACCGGCAGCTCTGTATCCGCAACGATCTTCCGGTTCCAGCCGCAGGCGAGGCGCTGGTTCGGGTACGCTTAGCGGGCATCTGTGGCACCGATTTGGAGCTGGCGCGGGGCTACTATGCTTACGCCGGTATTCCCGGACACGAATTCGTCGGTGAAGTCGTGGAGTTGGCCGATGGCACGCTGGTAGGCTGCCGCGTGGTCGGCGAAATCAATGTGTCTTGCGGCGAGTGCCAAAGTTGCCGGCGAAATCTCCAGGCACATTGCGAGCGTCGTAGCGTGCTCGGAATCCGAGATCGGCACGGCGCATTCGCAGAATATCTCGGCTTGCCCGTCCGGAATCTGCATCGGGTGCCGGATGCCGTCCCGGACGAGGCAGCGGTCTTCACCGAGCCACTGGCCGCGGCGCTGGAGATTCAACAGCAGATTCCCATCAACGCCAAACATCGAGTATTGCTGATCGGAGCTGGCCGGTTGGGACAGCTCATCGCCCAGACGCTGGTGCTTGCCGGCTGCGATTTACACGTTTCGGCGCGGCATGCTCGGCACAGGGCGCTGCTTCTGAGTCGAGGTATCCGGTTGATTGCCGAGAACGAGATTGCCGCGCGGGATTACGACATCGTCATCGAGGCTACCGGGTCCCCCGCCGCGTTCGAAACCGCCAGGCGCGCGGTTCGCCCGCGCGGCGCGCTGGTGTTGAAATCGACTTATCGGGACAGCGTAAACGTAAACCTTTCAGCTTTGGTCGTGGACGAGATTACGCTGATCGGTTCTCGCTGCGGTCCGTTCGACTCCGCCTTGCGCCTGCTGGAGCGAAGAGCCGTCGATCCCACACCGTTGATCGACGCCGAATTTTCTCTGGTCCACGCCATAGACGCTTTCGAATCGGCCCGGAGACCGGGTGTTCTTAAGGTCCTGATCCGCCCGTAA
- a CDS encoding argininosuccinate synthase, producing the protein MSNQTVKKVALAYSGGLDTSVILKWLQETYGCEVVTFTADIGQGEELEPARTKAQALGIKEIYIDDLKEEFVRDFVFPMFRANAIYEGEYLLGTSIARPLIAKRLIEITKETGADAIAHGATGKGNDQVRFELGAYALRPDIKIIAPWREWDLNSREKLLAYAERHAIPIEMKRGKASPYSMDANLLHISYEGGILEDPWAEPEGDMWRWSTSPEAAPDTPTYVELTYERGDIVAIDGERLTPAQILAKLNRLGGANGVGRLDIVENRYVGMKSRGCYETPGGTIMLRAHRAIESLTLDREVAHLKDELMPRYASLIYNGYWWSPERLMLQEMIDASQTTVNGEVRVKLYKGNVTVVGRKSDSNSLFDMSIATFEDDRGAYNQKDAEGFIKLNALRMRIAAKKGLKFV; encoded by the coding sequence ATGTCCAACCAGACAGTAAAAAAGGTCGCCCTCGCCTATTCCGGCGGGCTCGACACCTCCGTCATCCTCAAATGGCTGCAGGAAACCTACGGCTGCGAAGTCGTCACCTTCACCGCCGACATCGGCCAGGGAGAGGAACTGGAGCCGGCGCGCACTAAGGCTCAGGCCCTTGGAATCAAGGAAATCTACATCGACGACCTGAAAGAGGAATTCGTTCGGGATTTCGTATTCCCGATGTTCCGCGCCAATGCGATCTATGAGGGCGAATACCTGCTGGGGACATCGATTGCTCGCCCCCTGATTGCCAAGCGCCTTATCGAAATCACCAAAGAAACCGGAGCCGACGCCATCGCCCATGGCGCCACCGGCAAAGGCAACGACCAGGTCCGGTTTGAACTGGGCGCTTACGCCTTGCGTCCCGACATCAAGATCATCGCGCCCTGGCGGGAGTGGGATCTGAACTCGCGTGAGAAACTCCTGGCCTATGCCGAGCGCCACGCCATCCCGATCGAAATGAAACGCGGCAAGGCATCGCCCTATTCCATGGATGCCAACCTGCTGCACATCTCCTATGAAGGTGGCATTCTGGAAGATCCGTGGGCCGAGCCGGAAGGAGACATGTGGCGCTGGAGCACTTCGCCCGAAGCAGCTCCGGACACGCCGACCTATGTGGAACTGACCTACGAGCGCGGCGACATCGTGGCCATCGACGGAGAACGATTGACCCCCGCCCAGATTCTGGCAAAGCTCAATCGATTGGGCGGAGCGAACGGTGTGGGCCGCCTCGATATCGTCGAAAACCGTTATGTCGGCATGAAATCCCGCGGCTGCTATGAAACGCCGGGCGGCACCATCATGCTCAGAGCCCACCGCGCTATCGAGTCCCTTACGCTGGACCGCGAAGTGGCGCACCTGAAAGACGAGTTGATGCCGCGCTATGCCAGCCTGATCTACAACGGTTACTGGTGGAGCCCGGAACGCCTGATGCTGCAGGAAATGATCGATGCCTCCCAGACGACGGTGAACGGCGAAGTCCGCGTGAAGCTTTACAAGGGCAATGTAACGGTTGTCGGCCGAAAATCCGACAGCAATAGCCTGTTCGACATGAGTATCGCCACATTCGAGGACGATCGCGGAGCCTACAACCAAAAAGACGCGGAAGGATTCATCAAACTCAACGCCTTGAGAATGCGGATTGCCGCGAAGAAGGGCCTGAAGTTCGTCTAA
- the pyrF gene encoding orotidine-5'-phosphate decarboxylase, producing the protein MTDTLSKKPIPARDRLIMALDLPSVAEAKNLVETLGDSVSFYKIGLELFMAGDYFELIEWLRKRGKRIFADLKFFDVPETVARAVRALSAHGVEFATVHGNDAIMEAAAKAKGDLKILAVTVLTSLDLGDLKDLGFECDVQRLVLSRARRALALGCDGVISSGLEVPALRQEIDQKLLVISPGIRPVENRPADDQKRVVTVEQAFLNGADYIVVGRPIRDADNPRQAAEKVQEQIENVFKRAAG; encoded by the coding sequence ATGACCGATACGCTTTCAAAGAAACCTATACCTGCCCGAGACCGCCTCATCATGGCTCTGGACCTGCCGAGTGTGGCCGAAGCCAAGAACCTGGTGGAAACCTTGGGCGATTCGGTGAGTTTTTACAAAATCGGGCTAGAACTGTTCATGGCCGGCGATTACTTCGAACTGATCGAGTGGCTAAGAAAGCGAGGCAAGAGGATTTTTGCCGATCTCAAGTTTTTCGACGTGCCGGAAACGGTTGCCCGAGCGGTCCGTGCTTTGAGTGCTCATGGCGTCGAATTCGCCACCGTGCACGGCAACGACGCGATCATGGAAGCGGCGGCGAAAGCTAAGGGCGATCTCAAGATTCTGGCGGTTACCGTGCTGACCAGTCTCGATTTAGGCGACCTCAAGGATCTCGGCTTCGAATGCGACGTGCAGCGTCTGGTTCTCTCCCGTGCCCGGCGCGCCTTGGCCCTGGGCTGCGACGGCGTGATTTCCTCGGGGCTCGAGGTTCCCGCGCTGCGGCAGGAGATCGACCAAAAGCTGCTGGTGATTTCGCCGGGCATTCGTCCGGTGGAAAACCGTCCTGCCGATGACCAGAAACGGGTCGTAACAGTCGAGCAGGCCTTTTTGAACGGTGCCGATTACATCGTCGTGGGCCGGCCGATTCGGGATGCGGACAATCCGCGCCAGGCGGCGGAAAAGGTGCAGGAGCAAATCGAAAACGTGTTTAAGCGGGCGGCAGGTTAG
- a CDS encoding molybdopterin-binding protein → MQRPVAEIFSQGDEVVTGEIMDTNSAWLSRELTDLGFDITRHTAVGDRLEALVDLLREISGRADLCMCTGGLGPTCDDLTAEAVSLAFGLPLELDADALAQVESYFTRLGRTMPEVNKKQALFPRGSERLDNLWGTAPGFALQGGGCRFVFMPGVPSEMKAMFRRWIEPDLRCRFRLSPARLVVLNTVGLGESSLQERLNQVVLPSEVKLGFRAAGPENQVKLLFPATFPETELDDIVKRAADAIGDAVFAIGGSEEPDSDLASVVGRELAARRSTISIVETVSGGKLASRCAGQPWFHGAVVIPDSAGLHRYFGMAPWDDLVRASTRIVLDSREQGADYALAQIAHYDGDQLHDEAGTVEVHFILSALDGVWRQTRLIAGDIERKRSTATALSFDLLRRYLQKKPGLHAL, encoded by the coding sequence ATGCAAAGACCCGTCGCAGAAATCTTCTCTCAGGGAGACGAAGTCGTCACCGGCGAAATCATGGATACCAACTCGGCCTGGCTGTCGCGCGAACTGACCGACCTGGGCTTCGACATAACCCGGCACACTGCGGTCGGTGACCGTCTGGAAGCACTGGTCGATCTGCTTCGTGAAATCTCGGGGCGTGCCGATCTTTGCATGTGTACCGGCGGATTGGGGCCGACCTGCGACGATCTCACCGCCGAAGCGGTCAGCCTCGCTTTCGGCCTGCCACTCGAACTGGACGCCGATGCGCTGGCTCAGGTCGAATCCTATTTCACGCGGCTCGGACGTACCATGCCCGAAGTAAACAAGAAACAGGCCCTCTTCCCGCGCGGTTCGGAACGCCTCGACAATCTGTGGGGCACCGCCCCGGGGTTCGCCCTGCAGGGCGGGGGCTGCCGGTTCGTTTTCATGCCCGGGGTTCCGAGCGAGATGAAGGCGATGTTCCGGCGCTGGATCGAGCCGGACCTGCGCTGCCGCTTCCGACTGTCGCCGGCGCGCCTGGTGGTACTGAACACAGTCGGTCTGGGTGAATCAAGCCTGCAGGAACGGCTCAACCAAGTTGTTTTGCCGTCCGAGGTAAAGCTCGGCTTTCGCGCCGCGGGTCCGGAAAATCAGGTCAAGCTGCTGTTTCCGGCGACTTTTCCGGAAACCGAGCTGGACGACATCGTAAAGCGCGCTGCCGATGCAATCGGCGACGCGGTATTTGCCATTGGCGGTTCCGAGGAGCCGGACAGCGATTTGGCTTCCGTGGTGGGCCGCGAACTCGCCGCACGCCGGTCGACGATTTCTATCGTCGAGACCGTAAGCGGCGGCAAGCTGGCCAGCCGTTGCGCTGGCCAGCCTTGGTTCCACGGCGCGGTCGTGATTCCGGACTCGGCCGGTCTGCATCGATATTTCGGCATGGCGCCGTGGGATGATCTTGTCCGGGCTTCAACCCGGATTGTCTTGGATTCACGGGAGCAAGGCGCGGATTATGCGCTTGCCCAAATTGCCCATTACGATGGCGACCAGCTGCACGACGAGGCCGGAACGGTCGAAGTGCATTTCATCCTTTCGGCGCTCGATGGCGTCTGGCGGCAAACCCGACTAATCGCCGGCGATATCGAACGTAAACGGTCTACTGCCACAGCGCTGAGCTTTGATTTACTGCGCCGGTACCTTCAGAAAAAGCCGGGGCTCCACGCTTTATAA
- a CDS encoding AEC family transporter produces the protein MVSVLVQMAVLILCGAMWRIIRPGGLDADQTRLALTAVVFYLLLPALVLSVLWTADLGIDTLKISLFGAGIILFGIAITWVAARFVKLAPQRLGAAMLGIAFSNVTYMGLPVLEQTFGPWARTIVVQIDLFGSMPLVFTLGVLIARHYGTSNSENESMLRSLLLNPPLWTATIALGLNLAGIKQPDWMERFLTGLSDAVVPLMLISLGLGLRWHAWHTRNLPLALVVVAFKMAAMPLFGLGLGLALGFGGDTLTALVLEAAMPSMLLGIVYCDRYRLDTSFYALAVSLTTLVAMVSLPFWHHRLSTLSYGH, from the coding sequence ATGGTTTCCGTGCTGGTGCAGATGGCCGTATTAATCTTGTGCGGCGCGATGTGGCGCATTATACGGCCTGGCGGTCTGGATGCCGATCAGACGCGCTTGGCGCTGACTGCCGTAGTCTTCTATCTTCTACTGCCGGCGCTGGTGCTTTCCGTGCTCTGGACCGCCGATTTGGGTATCGACACCCTGAAGATTTCACTGTTCGGCGCGGGCATCATTCTGTTCGGCATCGCCATCACTTGGGTGGCTGCCCGTTTCGTCAAACTGGCACCGCAACGCCTCGGCGCCGCCATGCTGGGCATTGCCTTCTCGAATGTGACCTATATGGGTCTCCCCGTCCTGGAACAGACTTTCGGCCCCTGGGCGCGCACCATTGTCGTTCAGATCGATTTGTTCGGTTCCATGCCGCTGGTTTTTACTCTCGGAGTCCTGATTGCCCGCCATTACGGCACGTCGAATTCGGAAAACGAATCGATGCTCCGGTCACTGCTGCTCAATCCGCCGCTTTGGACCGCGACGATCGCGCTGGGCCTGAATTTGGCCGGAATCAAACAACCGGACTGGATGGAGAGATTTTTAACGGGATTATCCGACGCCGTCGTGCCCCTCATGCTGATTTCCCTGGGTCTCGGACTGCGCTGGCACGCCTGGCACACGCGTAACCTGCCGCTCGCATTGGTCGTCGTGGCATTCAAAATGGCCGCCATGCCGTTATTCGGCTTGGGTCTGGGTCTCGCCCTGGGATTCGGCGGCGACACTCTGACCGCATTGGTCCTGGAAGCCGCCATGCCCAGCATGCTGCTCGGCATCGTTTATTGCGACCGGTACCGGCTCGATACTTCTTTTTATGCCCTGGCCGTTTCGCTGACCACACTTGTCGCCATGGTCTCCCTGCCGTTCTGGCATCATCGGTTGTCGACCCTATCTTACGGACATTGA
- a CDS encoding sigma-54 interaction domain-containing protein, with the protein MSQFSPFLNRWLSAVGPDRALSTLAELMESAIVALDAEGQILLWNRGAERLLGFSSEQVLGKLCSSVIRCRKCDVRDSVAREGKIDDVSVELDHVKGGTVRVRRSARAFFDAQGRFAGAIEILRPETEPALKGIDIQAPNKAEVFHGLITRDSALKQAFQIIRNVAETDATVLIRGESGTGKELVAQALHEESHRRSRPFLAINCAALSASLLESELFGHVRGAFTGAIKDHQGLFKRVEGGTLFLDEIAELPLELQAKLLRVLQERTFIPVGGDHPITVDVRIVAATHRSLREEVKAGRFREDLMYRLRVVPIFLPPLRARRQDIGLLLQHFIDRHNLHGPRRIQSIEPEAMRVLLDHHWPGNVRELQNVVEYAFAVGRSEILRLEDLPPEFREEPILPMAAALPAAESESDQIRRALASAHGHIDRAAQMLGMSRATFWRKRKKYGL; encoded by the coding sequence GTGAGTCAGTTCTCGCCGTTTCTTAATCGCTGGCTAAGCGCCGTCGGACCCGATCGAGCATTATCGACGTTGGCCGAACTGATGGAGAGCGCGATTGTCGCCCTCGACGCCGAAGGCCAAATTTTGCTGTGGAACCGCGGAGCGGAACGTCTGCTCGGCTTTTCCAGCGAACAAGTACTCGGAAAACTTTGCAGCTCGGTCATCCGCTGCCGGAAATGCGATGTCCGGGATAGCGTCGCGCGGGAAGGAAAGATCGACGACGTTTCGGTCGAACTCGATCACGTCAAGGGTGGCACCGTCCGTGTCAGGCGCTCGGCCCGAGCCTTCTTCGACGCCCAGGGCCGTTTTGCGGGAGCCATCGAAATTCTCCGGCCGGAAACCGAACCGGCACTTAAAGGCATTGACATACAGGCGCCGAATAAAGCAGAAGTTTTTCATGGCCTTATCACCCGCGATTCCGCCCTCAAGCAGGCTTTCCAAATCATTCGCAATGTAGCGGAAACCGACGCCACGGTATTGATTCGGGGCGAATCGGGCACGGGGAAGGAATTGGTCGCCCAAGCCCTGCATGAGGAAAGTCACCGGCGCAGCCGTCCGTTTTTGGCCATCAACTGCGCTGCACTAAGCGCCAGCCTGTTGGAGAGCGAACTCTTCGGACACGTACGCGGAGCATTCACCGGCGCGATAAAGGATCACCAAGGGCTATTTAAACGCGTCGAGGGAGGCACTCTGTTCCTGGACGAAATCGCGGAACTCCCCCTGGAACTGCAAGCCAAGCTGCTGCGAGTACTGCAGGAAAGAACCTTTATTCCGGTGGGCGGAGATCATCCGATTACCGTGGACGTTCGTATCGTCGCCGCCACCCATCGTTCATTGCGTGAGGAAGTCAAGGCCGGACGTTTTCGAGAGGATTTAATGTACCGCTTGCGTGTGGTACCGATCTTTCTGCCTCCGCTACGGGCGAGGCGCCAGGATATCGGGTTGCTCTTGCAGCACTTCATCGACCGGCACAATCTTCACGGTCCCCGACGCATCCAAAGCATCGAACCCGAAGCCATGCGGGTACTGCTGGATCATCACTGGCCCGGAAACGTACGCGAACTGCAAAACGTCGTGGAATACGCCTTTGCCGTCGGTCGGAGCGAAATACTGCGGCTGGAAGATCTGCCGCCTGAATTTCGAGAAGAGCCCATATTACCAATGGCTGCCGCCTTGCCTGCGGCTGAAAGCGAATCAGATCAAATCCGCCGAGCGCTGGCGTCCGCTCACGGCCATATCGACCGGGCCGCGCAAATGCTCGGCATGAGCAGGGCGACGTTTTGGCGAAAGCGGAAGAAGTACGGCCTGTGA
- a CDS encoding sigma-54 interaction domain-containing protein, translated as MFERLIGQSPNFEALLRSARMIAATDVTVLVIGETGTGKEVLAHALKEHSPRASKPFITINCAALPEALAESELFGHRKGAFTGAVSGQIGRLQAADGGTVFLDEVDSLPMALQAKFLRFLETGELQPVGETHTLNVNVRIIAATNANLQEKISRGEFRKDLFYRLNVVPIEIPPLRERIGDIQLLLQHFMTLFAAEHKLPEASFSKAAINRLAGYSWPGNVRELRNVCERLSILLAGRTIDEGNLPLEVVNRAPSQKPVFDLPELGIDLEKVEMDLIRQALLRTNGNRSRSARLLGISRDTLLYRMQKYGIS; from the coding sequence ATGTTTGAGAGGCTGATCGGCCAATCACCGAATTTCGAGGCGTTACTGCGTAGCGCCAGAATGATTGCCGCCACCGATGTAACCGTTTTGGTCATTGGAGAGACAGGGACCGGCAAGGAGGTGCTGGCACATGCTTTGAAAGAACATAGTCCTCGTGCAAGCAAGCCGTTTATCACGATCAATTGCGCCGCGCTGCCCGAGGCACTGGCTGAATCCGAATTGTTCGGCCATCGCAAAGGCGCATTTACCGGCGCAGTGAGTGGTCAAATCGGGCGTCTTCAGGCCGCTGACGGCGGTACCGTGTTCCTCGATGAAGTGGATTCGCTGCCGATGGCGCTCCAGGCAAAGTTCCTGCGCTTCCTCGAAACCGGAGAGCTTCAGCCGGTCGGCGAAACCCATACGTTAAACGTAAACGTCCGGATTATCGCCGCGACCAACGCCAACCTTCAGGAAAAGATTTCCCGGGGAGAGTTCCGCAAGGATCTCTTTTACCGCCTTAACGTCGTCCCGATCGAGATACCGCCGTTGCGCGAACGGATCGGCGATATCCAGTTGTTGTTACAGCATTTCATGACGCTGTTTGCCGCGGAACACAAGCTGCCGGAGGCGTCGTTCAGCAAAGCGGCGATCAACCGCCTCGCGGGTTATTCCTGGCCCGGCAATGTCCGGGAACTTCGCAATGTGTGCGAACGATTGTCCATCTTGCTGGCCGGCCGGACTATCGATGAGGGCAACTTGCCTCTGGAGGTCGTCAATCGGGCACCGTCGCAGAAACCGGTGTTCGATTTGCCGGAACTGGGTATCGACCTGGAAAAAGTCGAGATGGACCTGATTCGCCAGGCCTTGTTGCGGACCAATGGCAACCGCAGCCGCTCAGCTAGGCTTTTGGGAATCTCGCGGGATACGCTGCTCTATCGCATGCAGAAATACGGAATCAGCTGA
- a CDS encoding sulfite exporter TauE/SafE family protein has protein sequence MHHLETAFSTSYLVALLMGLFSSLHCLGMCGSIIGSLTLSLRREIRDQKSQLVPFVFSYNLGRIASYSLGGLLAGLAHHVLSMPLEEGQGHRVLQIVSALIMAGAGLHIAGWFPRFAYIEKAGGLIWKRIEPYGRRLVPVETLPKAFIFGMIWGWLPCGLVYTALALAATTGDVVRSTFTMLAFGLGTLPAVMGVGIMTSLMVRLSNMKKFRQAAGITLIALALLAAFPWLNPMVRHTIGF, from the coding sequence ATGCACCATCTCGAAACCGCATTCAGCACGTCCTATCTCGTAGCCCTGCTGATGGGGCTGTTCAGTTCCCTACACTGTCTGGGTATGTGCGGTTCCATCATCGGCTCGCTGACTCTGAGTCTGAGACGGGAAATTCGCGATCAAAAATCCCAGCTGGTACCCTTCGTATTTAGCTATAACCTGGGACGCATAGCCAGTTATTCTCTCGGCGGTCTGCTTGCCGGTCTGGCCCATCATGTGCTCAGTATGCCGCTTGAAGAAGGGCAGGGACATCGCGTGTTGCAGATCGTATCCGCGCTGATCATGGCTGGAGCGGGCTTGCACATTGCCGGCTGGTTCCCGCGATTCGCTTATATTGAGAAGGCGGGGGGACTGATCTGGAAGAGAATCGAACCCTACGGGCGGCGGTTGGTTCCGGTAGAGACCTTGCCTAAGGCTTTTATCTTCGGCATGATTTGGGGCTGGCTGCCGTGCGGTCTGGTTTACACCGCGTTGGCGCTCGCAGCGACGACCGGCGATGTGGTGCGCAGCACCTTCACCATGTTGGCGTTCGGACTGGGCACTTTGCCTGCTGTCATGGGCGTCGGTATAATGACCTCGCTGATGGTGCGGTTGTCCAATATGAAAAAATTTCGCCAGGCAGCCGGGATTACTTTGATTGCCTTGGCCCTATTAGCGGCATTCCCTTGGCTTAACCCCATGGTTCGCCATACAATAGGTTTTTAG
- a CDS encoding DUF4124 domain-containing protein, whose amino-acid sequence MKLYFAVACLFIANVLGPAGAATLYRWTDNSGTVRYGYHPPPGMNAAPADDVQRNLYDGPIDAVCRNLSKEHLRLIDREMERIKKLPAGLGLEYELTPAAKQELILDLLAHRAALLSGRKASEFRSPSGQEMERIRERHEEEKKRLQQTLQAKDATIRMQQDKLDRTRRKYEAARHYLNAPYPLEVPVIIERR is encoded by the coding sequence ATGAAACTGTATTTCGCCGTTGCTTGTCTTTTCATCGCTAATGTCCTCGGCCCCGCGGGAGCGGCAACCCTTTATCGCTGGACGGACAATTCAGGCACCGTACGCTACGGGTATCATCCCCCCCCGGGCATGAACGCCGCTCCCGCCGATGACGTTCAACGAAATCTTTATGACGGTCCGATCGATGCGGTGTGCCGAAATCTGAGCAAGGAACATCTGCGCCTGATCGATCGGGAAATGGAAAGGATAAAAAAGTTGCCGGCCGGACTCGGGCTGGAGTACGAACTCACGCCGGCGGCCAAACAAGAGTTGATTCTGGATTTGCTCGCACACCGTGCAGCGTTATTGAGCGGCAGGAAGGCATCCGAATTCAGATCTCCTAGCGGGCAGGAAATGGAACGGATAAGGGAACGCCATGAAGAGGAAAAGAAACGTTTGCAACAAACCCTGCAAGCAAAAGACGCGACGATCCGGATGCAGCAGGACAAACTGGACCGGACACGCCGGAAGTACGAGGCCGCACGGCATTATCTAAACGCACCGTATCCGCTCGAAGTGCCTGTCATTATCGAACGACGCTAG